In Corylus avellana chromosome ca2, CavTom2PMs-1.0, the following proteins share a genomic window:
- the LOC132169845 gene encoding F-box/kelch-repeat protein At3g06240-like, giving the protein MANELPEDLVTQILLWLPVVSLLRFKCVCKSWYALITHQNFVRKHLLHNKNSNTHLLLKTSNKTMDDYVVSRISYEGLQITPLTPLTQPVHPQYFRNGEEFVEFSEVFSISVVGSCNGLVCIHAYDKLKVVIWNPTTRETKVVPESNLPIFAPAGYCTHIQGMGFGFDAKTNDYKIINFCFIVEHVPMTYITGMGSWLAYVDYVNQRDLFVLSFDMSNEVFLKTPLPDNVNGQALLVLNESIAMVAFKPVDDNWREIGFDIWLLLKVGVKDSWNRLFTIGPSIARIHQPLGFWKNDTMFLTKIDSGQLFLYDPSTQQITDLQIHGHSDSKEMQLVTYMETLVSVKGGNEFEE; this is encoded by the exons ATGGCCAACGAATTGCCTGAAGACTTGGTGACGCAGATTCTGCTATGGCTTCCGGTCGTCTCTCTCTTGCGTTTCAAGTGCGTCTGCAAATCCTGGTACGCTCTCATCACACACCAAAACTTCGTAAGAAAACACCTCCTACACAACAAGAACAGCAACACCCACCTTCTCCTTAAAACGAGCAACAAAACAATGGACGATTATGTTGTATCCAGGATTTCTTATGAAGGACTTCAAATAACCCCCCTTACCCCGCTTACACAACCTGTACATCCACAGTATTTTAGGAACGGCGAGGAGTTTGTCGAGTTTAGCGAGGTGTTTAGTATTTCTGTGGTGGGTTCTTGCAATGGTCTCGTTTGTATCCACGCTTACGATAAATTGAAGGTTGTTATATGGAACCCTACAACTAGAGAAACAAAGGTTGTTCCCGAATCAAACCTGCCCATCTTCGCCCCCGCTGGCTATTGCACCCATATTCAAGGTATGGGATTTGGTTTTGATGCCAAAACTAATGACTACAAGATAATCAACTTT TGTTTTATTGTGGAGCATGTTCCGATGACATACATCACTGGGATGGGTTCTTGGCTGGCATATGTTGATTATGTTAATCAACGGGACTTATTTGTTTTGTCATTTGACATGAGCAATGAGGTATTCCTAAAAACACCACTTCCAGATAATGTTAATGGGCAAGCCCTTTTGGTGTTGAATGAATCGATAGCCATGGTTGCTTTCAAGCCGGTTGATGACAATTGGAGGGAGATTGGATTTGATATATGGTTGTTACTTAAAGTTGGTGTTAAGGACTCCTGGAATAGGCTTTTTACTATTGGACCATCGATTGCAAGAATTCACCAACCATTAGGATTTTGGAAGAATGACACCATGTTCTTGACTAAAATTGATAGCGGACAACTGTTCTTGTATGACCCCTCTACCCAACAAATAACTGATCTCCAAATTCATGGACATAGTGACTCGAAGGAGATGCAGTTGGTTACTTACATGGAGACCCTAGTTTCTGTCAAGGGAGGAAATGAATTTGAAGAATAG